A stretch of Paenibacillus sp. URB8-2 DNA encodes these proteins:
- a CDS encoding ABC transporter substrate-binding protein, which yields MMKNTKMLVCAMLVAVIALLSACSGTNGANGGQASSPAGSSKPQETASAAAPAFLVEKGFLTYGTAATFPPFEYMVNNEFTGFDIELGQAIAKEMGVEVKIQSMNFDGLIPALQGKRIDIINSAMYIKPEREEQVDFIPYMGLADSIVVKSGNPKGVKSMDDLSNLTVAVTRGAVEEINVREHNVKLKQAGKPEIKILALPTANDAVLATEQGRADAFLHSSPGAAYLLEEKPGVFEIAGSFGADTKIGIAVRKGDTETKTAIETALKKVVDNGTYKQLMEKYHLPAEMSYFK from the coding sequence ATGATGAAAAACACCAAGATGCTTGTTTGTGCGATGTTAGTAGCGGTAATTGCCTTGCTGAGCGCGTGCTCCGGAACAAACGGTGCAAACGGAGGGCAGGCCTCATCCCCAGCGGGAAGCAGCAAGCCGCAAGAGACGGCATCCGCCGCGGCCCCAGCTTTTTTAGTTGAAAAAGGGTTCCTGACTTATGGCACGGCCGCTACGTTTCCTCCTTTCGAATACATGGTGAATAATGAATTCACCGGCTTCGATATCGAGCTGGGACAAGCGATTGCGAAGGAAATGGGCGTAGAAGTGAAGATCCAGTCGATGAACTTCGACGGTCTGATTCCGGCTCTGCAGGGCAAACGGATAGACATCATCAATTCCGCAATGTATATCAAGCCCGAGCGGGAAGAGCAAGTAGACTTCATCCCTTACATGGGACTGGCGGACTCGATCGTTGTGAAGAGCGGCAACCCGAAAGGCGTCAAAAGCATGGATGATCTGTCCAATCTCACGGTCGCCGTCACACGCGGAGCCGTCGAGGAAATCAATGTTCGCGAACATAACGTTAAGCTGAAGCAGGCCGGCAAGCCGGAAATTAAAATTTTGGCGCTCCCGACGGCCAACGACGCCGTTCTTGCGACCGAACAGGGCCGCGCCGACGCGTTCCTTCACTCTTCTCCCGGAGCGGCCTACCTGCTAGAGGAGAAACCGGGCGTATTCGAAATCGCCGGCTCCTTCGGTGCGGATACGAAGATCGGAATCGCCGTTCGTAAGGGCGACACGGAAACAAAGACAGCAATTGAAACCGCGCTGAAGAAAGTCGTTGATAACGGTACCTATAAACAATTGATGGAAAAGTACCATCTGCCGGCTGAAATGAGTTATTTCAAGTAA
- a CDS encoding dihydrodipicolinate synthase family protein encodes MSTTDLKNKLKGIYVLAITPMTDTQAFDPAALRQNIDHYIASGAHGIIVGGTYAEYPSMTSDERKQLFTAAADAVAGRVPLLCCTAASGTDEASELAHAAKLAGADGVMVTPPYVSEVRPQDILHHFQLLNESAELPILIYNSASIGVHLSPEEIAELAKLDNVAGVKQGATDLHSLVRTVAYAGKDISVMCGSDGLILGGLASGLPGCTSTNANFMTSEFVALYNEFQQGENARALERYYRWQPIRDLARKYGQPAMVKAALEIIGLPSGPVRAPFRTLGEEARADIARTLQQTGIIA; translated from the coding sequence ATGTCCACAACTGATTTGAAGAACAAGCTTAAAGGGATTTATGTGCTGGCCATCACTCCGATGACGGACACGCAAGCCTTTGACCCCGCCGCACTGCGGCAGAATATCGATCACTACATTGCCTCGGGCGCTCACGGCATTATCGTGGGGGGCACCTACGCGGAGTATCCGAGTATGACGAGCGATGAACGGAAGCAGCTGTTCACTGCTGCCGCTGACGCGGTAGCCGGTCGGGTTCCGCTGCTGTGCTGCACGGCGGCCAGCGGCACCGATGAAGCGAGTGAGCTGGCGCATGCGGCCAAGCTGGCCGGAGCTGACGGCGTGATGGTCACGCCTCCGTATGTATCGGAGGTGCGGCCGCAAGACATCCTGCACCACTTCCAGCTTCTGAATGAATCGGCCGAACTGCCGATTCTCATCTACAACAGCGCCAGCATCGGCGTCCATCTGTCGCCGGAAGAAATCGCGGAGCTGGCCAAGCTGGACAACGTCGCGGGTGTCAAGCAGGGCGCTACGGATTTGCATTCGCTGGTGAGGACGGTCGCATACGCCGGCAAAGACATCTCGGTCATGTGCGGCTCGGACGGCCTCATCCTGGGCGGGCTGGCTTCCGGCTTGCCCGGCTGCACATCCACGAACGCCAACTTCATGACTTCCGAGTTTGTCGCGCTCTACAATGAATTTCAGCAAGGCGAAAATGCTCGCGCCCTGGAGCGGTATTACCGCTGGCAGCCGATTCGCGATCTGGCCCGCAAGTACGGACAGCCCGCGATGGTCAAAGCCGCGCTGGAAATTATCGGCCTGCCTTCGGGGCCGGTCCGGGCGCCTTTCCGCACGCTGGGGGAAGAAGCCAGAGCGGATATCGCACGCACCCTGCAGCAGACCGGCATCATAGCATAA
- a CDS encoding nitrilase-related carbon-nitrogen hydrolase produces MRKVKLALVQFESVVMDVPANVEKGLRFVREAARQGADLIVFPELFLTGCDTDVIGHRYHDLAQHIDGSAVQAFAEAARTHSINMVIPTALKQSEGDFLCNSAVIIDRSGAVAGTYSKVHLWEEEKEYFKPGNQYSVFEMDFGKLGVLICYDAGFPEAARTLALQGAELIVIPSAFSVELKYRWDIYFQSRALENTCFVAAVNGSGPIGKQYMFGNNKIANPLGEIVLEGDLKCEDMQVLEIDLDEFGNYSYPYLKDLRMDTYGYQA; encoded by the coding sequence TTGCGGAAAGTTAAACTTGCATTGGTGCAGTTTGAGAGTGTCGTGATGGACGTTCCCGCCAATGTGGAGAAAGGATTGCGTTTTGTTCGGGAAGCCGCCCGGCAAGGGGCTGATCTCATCGTGTTTCCGGAATTGTTTCTCACAGGTTGCGATACCGATGTCATCGGTCACCGATACCATGATCTGGCCCAGCATATTGACGGATCTGCCGTACAGGCATTTGCGGAAGCCGCCCGCACTCACAGCATCAACATGGTGATCCCGACGGCTTTGAAGCAGAGTGAGGGGGACTTTCTCTGCAACAGCGCTGTGATCATAGACCGAAGCGGCGCCGTCGCGGGAACATACAGCAAGGTTCACTTATGGGAAGAGGAGAAAGAGTATTTCAAACCCGGCAATCAATATTCCGTGTTTGAAATGGATTTCGGCAAACTCGGCGTCCTGATTTGTTACGATGCCGGGTTTCCCGAGGCGGCTCGGACGCTCGCGCTGCAAGGGGCGGAGTTGATCGTGATTCCTTCAGCCTTTTCCGTAGAACTGAAATACAGATGGGATATTTATTTTCAGTCGAGAGCGCTGGAAAACACTTGTTTTGTAGCTGCTGTCAATGGCTCGGGCCCGATAGGCAAGCAGTATATGTTCGGCAACAATAAAATAGCAAACCCTCTTGGCGAGATTGTGCTCGAAGGGGACCTTAAGTGCGAAGACATGCAGGTGCTTGAGATCGATCTCGACGAATTCGGGAATTATTCTTACCCGTATTTAAAGGATTTAAGAATGGACACTTACGGCTATCAGGCTTGA
- a CDS encoding SDR family oxidoreductase has protein sequence MSGQFAGKTALVAAASKGLGRAAAFELARGGAKVALFSRNGAEAKDVAAEITAETGMPALGLQADVCSASDLSRCVEETVSAFGGLHVLVTNAGGPPAGNFESLKEEDWKYAYELNVLSVVRLVRDALPHLKEQGGAIVNLASSSVKQPIPGLTLSNVMRTGVAGLSKTLAEELAPYGIRVNTVAPGRIDTDRVRSLDRIRADKAGVEPEAIKAQSEKQIPLGRYGQPDEFARVVAFLCSDSASYVTGQTLLVDGGMVKSL, from the coding sequence ATGAGCGGACAATTCGCAGGGAAGACCGCGCTGGTAGCGGCGGCAAGCAAGGGCCTCGGCCGCGCCGCCGCGTTCGAATTGGCGCGCGGCGGGGCGAAGGTGGCGCTGTTCAGCCGAAATGGCGCGGAGGCTAAAGACGTAGCTGCGGAAATTACCGCCGAAACGGGAATGCCCGCGCTTGGGCTTCAGGCCGACGTCTGCTCCGCTTCCGACCTGTCCCGCTGCGTGGAAGAAACGGTCTCCGCTTTTGGCGGGCTGCACGTTCTGGTCACCAACGCGGGCGGTCCTCCCGCCGGGAACTTCGAGTCGCTTAAAGAGGAAGACTGGAAGTACGCCTATGAGCTTAACGTACTGAGCGTGGTCCGTCTCGTCCGTGATGCGCTTCCGCATTTGAAGGAACAGGGCGGTGCGATCGTCAATCTGGCTTCGTCCTCGGTCAAGCAGCCTATCCCCGGGCTGACGCTCTCCAATGTGATGCGGACAGGCGTGGCTGGACTCAGCAAGACGCTGGCGGAGGAGCTTGCCCCGTACGGCATCCGGGTGAATACGGTGGCTCCGGGCCGGATCGACACGGACCGGGTCCGTTCCCTGGACCGCATCCGGGCGGATAAGGCTGGGGTTGAACCTGAAGCGATAAAGGCCCAGAGCGAGAAGCAGATTCCGCTTGGACGTTACGGGCAGCCGGATGAATTTGCCCGCGTGGTGGCGTTCCTGTGCTCGGACAGTGCGAGCTATGTGACGGGCCAGACGTTGCTGGTGGACGGCGGGATGGTGAAATCGCTATGA
- a CDS encoding amino acid ABC transporter permease translates to MEFMEGVWAYLGSRAFLDGAVNTMKLTLVSQIVAVLLGFIIALAKMSKWKLLQGLATSYIWIFRGIPVLVQLIFVYTALPQFGIRLTGFQSAFVALALNEAAYMAEIVRSGLASVGKGQHRAANALGMNSWQRMRYVVLPQAFRVIVPPTANQFIGMLKTSAMASVVGYTDLLLTAQQTASANFDYVDTLIAAVIYYLAFTALFTLVQSYLERRMDITRSRTRKPRLFSLMKRGKSIL, encoded by the coding sequence ATGGAATTTATGGAAGGCGTTTGGGCGTATCTCGGTTCTCGTGCTTTTCTGGATGGAGCCGTGAATACGATGAAGCTCACGCTGGTGTCGCAGATTGTCGCCGTTCTTCTTGGATTCATTATTGCGCTTGCCAAAATGTCAAAGTGGAAGCTTCTGCAGGGCTTGGCAACCTCGTATATTTGGATTTTTCGCGGTATTCCCGTATTGGTGCAGCTGATCTTTGTGTACACCGCGCTGCCCCAGTTCGGAATCAGGCTGACCGGGTTCCAGTCGGCATTCGTCGCACTCGCGCTTAACGAGGCGGCTTACATGGCGGAGATCGTGCGTTCCGGCCTCGCTTCTGTGGGCAAAGGGCAGCATCGCGCCGCCAACGCCCTCGGAATGAACAGCTGGCAGCGGATGAGATACGTCGTTCTTCCCCAGGCATTTCGCGTTATCGTGCCGCCGACGGCCAACCAGTTTATCGGCATGCTGAAGACCTCGGCGATGGCGTCGGTCGTAGGCTATACCGATCTGCTGCTAACCGCTCAGCAGACCGCCAGCGCCAACTTCGATTATGTGGATACGCTGATCGCGGCCGTCATTTATTACCTTGCCTTTACGGCGCTGTTCACGCTCGTGCAGTCTTACCTGGAGCGGCGGATGGATATTACCCGTTCGCGGACCCGCAAACCCCGGCTGTTCTCGCTGATGAAGCGCGGGAAGTCAATCCTATAG
- a CDS encoding M24 family metallopeptidase, protein MSSTSLVFSRDEFQSRLQNVQRELGLKGLSGMLIHTPENIFYLTGYQSPGYYMYQCLVVPVSGDPVLVLRRGELSNVQTYSWLPESQVRTYDDTNDPVALTADTVREIGIAPGAIGLETGSWFLPVRNYQKLEKLLGDFNLTDAQGTVEAFRVIKSPAEIAYIREACTVADRSMQAGLDAIRAGVNEDEAAAAMFSAMILAGGEYLGMEPFISSGYRSGNMHAAWGHKVIGDGETLLLEVAGARNRYHGALMRAAYTGTPTDEIKRVTEVCIASLNAALEVIRPGVTAGEVDEACRGTIERAGLYEQFRKRTGYSIGVAFAPDWGEGHIMSLQRDDSRVLLPGMVFHIPPALRVPNRYGVGFSETILVTETGCEVLTKLPRELTVAKGVNA, encoded by the coding sequence TTGAGCAGCACATCATTGGTATTTTCCAGGGATGAATTTCAGTCCCGCCTTCAAAATGTACAACGCGAGCTCGGACTCAAGGGGCTCAGCGGCATGCTGATTCATACCCCTGAAAATATTTTTTATCTGACCGGCTACCAGAGCCCGGGCTATTATATGTACCAATGTCTGGTCGTTCCGGTATCCGGCGACCCGGTGCTCGTGCTTCGAAGAGGCGAGCTTTCCAACGTTCAAACCTACAGCTGGCTGCCTGAAAGCCAGGTCAGAACGTATGACGACACGAATGATCCGGTTGCCCTGACCGCTGATACGGTTAGAGAAATCGGTATCGCTCCCGGTGCGATCGGTCTGGAGACCGGCTCCTGGTTCCTGCCTGTCCGCAACTATCAGAAGCTTGAGAAGCTGCTTGGCGATTTCAATCTTACGGATGCTCAAGGAACGGTTGAGGCGTTCAGAGTCATCAAATCTCCGGCGGAAATTGCTTACATTCGCGAAGCCTGCACAGTGGCGGACCGTTCGATGCAGGCCGGGCTTGACGCGATCCGGGCCGGGGTGAATGAGGACGAGGCTGCCGCAGCCATGTTCTCCGCCATGATTTTGGCCGGGGGCGAATACTTGGGGATGGAGCCGTTCATTTCCTCCGGTTACCGTTCGGGAAATATGCATGCCGCATGGGGGCATAAGGTCATTGGCGACGGGGAGACGCTTCTATTGGAAGTGGCCGGCGCCCGCAACAGGTACCACGGCGCGTTGATGCGGGCTGCCTATACCGGTACGCCAACTGATGAGATCAAGCGGGTGACCGAGGTGTGCATCGCTTCTTTGAACGCCGCGCTTGAAGTCATCCGGCCGGGCGTTACCGCCGGAGAGGTGGACGAAGCCTGCCGGGGAACCATCGAGAGAGCCGGGCTGTACGAGCAGTTCCGCAAAAGAACCGGTTACTCGATCGGCGTCGCTTTTGCGCCGGACTGGGGAGAAGGCCATATTATGAGCCTCCAGCGGGACGACTCTCGTGTATTGCTGCCGGGCATGGTGTTCCATATTCCGCCGGCCCTCCGCGTTCCGAACCGCTACGGCGTTGGATTCAGCGAGACGATTCTGGTGACGGAAACCGGCTGCGAAGTGCTGACCAAGCTGCCGCGCGAGCTGACCGTAGCGAAGGGGGTAAACGCATGA
- a CDS encoding M20 family metallopeptidase, which yields MSEGLRTMEPMIRPERTIELLADLIRFQSVNPSGTEAEAAAYVAKVMREAGCEVELQEIEPGRPNVIARLRGTGGGRTIILNTHMDVVPAGEGWSSDPFTMLRKGDRVYGRGVMDAKGPLAAMMAAVEAIAASGAQLPGDIVLAAVVDEEAASLGARRLPDDLHGDLAVIGEATDGSLAIAHRGSIRPVLAAEGVSAHSSTPHLGVNAVSLMARTLVALEDFAEQELTKRLHPLTGQSTLSVTVINGGIKESMIPDRCEALIDRRLIPGEAEDDALREIEQIIAGLPALDGRVSIDRLVPTTGVASETPPDHPMVELASAAIERVYGRRPELTGLTANCDMTHFVKRGIPSVIYGPGDFSVAHKIDEWVTVSELEKASRIYASIAMEVAGS from the coding sequence ATGAGTGAGGGCCTTCGCACAATGGAGCCGATGATCCGCCCCGAGCGGACAATCGAGCTGCTGGCCGATCTGATCCGCTTCCAGAGCGTGAACCCAAGCGGCACGGAAGCAGAAGCGGCCGCTTATGTTGCCAAAGTTATGCGGGAAGCCGGCTGCGAAGTCGAGCTTCAGGAGATCGAGCCGGGAAGGCCGAATGTGATTGCCCGCCTGAGAGGGACGGGCGGCGGGCGAACGATTATTCTGAATACGCATATGGATGTCGTGCCGGCCGGAGAAGGTTGGAGTTCCGATCCGTTCACCATGCTCCGCAAGGGCGACCGGGTCTACGGCCGGGGTGTAATGGATGCGAAGGGGCCTTTGGCCGCCATGATGGCCGCTGTTGAAGCGATTGCCGCATCCGGCGCGCAGCTACCGGGGGACATCGTGCTTGCGGCGGTCGTGGATGAAGAGGCGGCGAGCCTCGGAGCCCGCAGGCTGCCGGACGATCTGCATGGCGATCTGGCGGTAATCGGCGAGGCGACCGACGGCAGCCTGGCGATCGCACACCGGGGCAGCATCCGCCCGGTGCTGGCTGCCGAGGGTGTATCGGCCCATTCGTCAACGCCTCACCTCGGCGTCAACGCCGTGTCCCTCATGGCGCGTACGCTTGTGGCGCTTGAAGACTTCGCCGAGCAGGAGCTGACGAAGCGGCTCCATCCGTTGACGGGGCAGTCGACCCTGTCCGTCACGGTCATTAACGGGGGAATCAAGGAGTCAATGATTCCTGACCGCTGCGAGGCGCTGATCGACCGACGGCTGATTCCCGGCGAAGCGGAAGATGACGCTCTGCGGGAGATCGAGCAGATCATTGCCGGTCTGCCCGCGCTGGACGGCCGGGTTTCCATCGACCGGCTCGTACCGACAACAGGGGTGGCGTCGGAGACCCCTCCTGATCACCCGATGGTCGAGCTCGCTTCCGCGGCGATCGAACGGGTATACGGACGCAGACCCGAACTAACGGGCCTTACGGCCAATTGCGACATGACCCACTTCGTCAAACGGGGAATTCCGTCAGTGATATACGGGCCGGGCGATTTCAGCGTGGCTCACAAAATCGACGAGTGGGTGACGGTGTCCGAGCTGGAGAAGGCATCGCGGATCTACGCTTCCATTGCAATGGAAGTCGCAGGCTCGTAA
- a CDS encoding GntR family transcriptional regulator, whose protein sequence is MSRIPTFVTASEHVYSILKQWVLSGELAPGERIDQDAVAARLGVSKMPVRSALDKLAAQDLVLLHSHRGATVTPLSAQHLEDIYLVRCNLEGLAVQLATELLKPEDATSLNNMIQKQVELANHHSPDTEAILAANREFHMFIYNLAQRPVLLSIIERLWEQSERYRRILLIQPGMVDGSLNEHRRLVELMTRKQAEEASRFLVEHNRKTQKVVLSVMQNNENSEER, encoded by the coding sequence TTGAGTAGAATTCCAACCTTTGTAACCGCGTCGGAGCATGTGTACTCCATTCTGAAGCAGTGGGTGCTGTCCGGCGAATTGGCGCCCGGGGAGCGAATCGACCAAGACGCTGTCGCCGCCCGCCTCGGGGTGAGCAAAATGCCGGTCCGCAGCGCCCTGGACAAGCTGGCGGCCCAGGACCTGGTACTGCTGCATTCGCACAGGGGCGCAACGGTTACCCCATTGTCGGCGCAGCATCTCGAAGATATTTATCTCGTGCGTTGTAATCTGGAAGGATTGGCCGTACAGCTTGCGACAGAGCTGCTTAAGCCGGAGGATGCCACCTCTCTTAACAACATGATTCAAAAACAGGTGGAGCTGGCCAACCACCACAGCCCCGATACGGAAGCCATCCTGGCCGCCAACCGCGAGTTTCATATGTTCATTTACAATCTCGCGCAGCGTCCGGTCCTGTTGTCTATCATTGAACGGCTATGGGAGCAGAGCGAGCGCTACCGCCGTATTCTTTTAATTCAGCCCGGAATGGTTGACGGTTCCCTTAACGAGCATCGCCGACTGGTGGAGCTCATGACCCGCAAGCAAGCGGAGGAAGCAAGCCGCTTCCTCGTCGAACACAATCGGAAGACCCAGAAAGTCGTACTAAGTGTAATGCAAAACAACGAGAACAGTGAGGAGAGATAA
- a CDS encoding pyridoxal phosphate-dependent aminotransferase, protein MLNQHIQLADWVERVQPSPTALLESTVARYQREGRTVYRLGLGQPDFPTPDRAKAAAIQAIQDNFTGYTDTSGILPLREAICRALLRDMGLSYDPGDIVVTVGGKHALFNAICTLCRPGDEVLIPIPFWVSFPEQVKFAGAKPVFVQTDATSGYKVTPETLAPLVNDSTRLLILNQPNNPSGAVYSAEELSRLAEFCRQRDLWVISDEVYSAFVFKPEGYTSIASFPGMRERTVVINAVSKSYGMTGWRIGYSAAPAAVTGAMLRLQSHTTSNPSSIAQQAALAAIDGPQDDLEDIRQEYAARRGVLVEGVRRIKGLECSVPDGAFYVWVDASAWCGQTLEGRTISTADDLADILLTKAGVAVMPGTGFGSPYHIRLSYAVSRDEMDSGIAAMESILGSK, encoded by the coding sequence TTGTTGAACCAACATATTCAGTTGGCGGATTGGGTGGAGCGTGTTCAACCTTCCCCGACTGCATTGCTGGAGTCCACAGTGGCAAGGTATCAGCGGGAAGGCCGAACCGTGTACCGCTTAGGGCTTGGGCAGCCGGACTTTCCAACGCCAGACCGGGCCAAAGCGGCTGCGATTCAGGCGATACAAGATAATTTCACAGGATACACCGACACGAGCGGCATTCTGCCGCTGCGCGAAGCGATCTGCCGGGCGCTTCTCCGGGATATGGGACTCAGCTACGACCCCGGGGACATTGTAGTTACCGTCGGGGGCAAGCATGCATTGTTCAACGCGATTTGCACGCTGTGCCGGCCGGGAGACGAGGTGCTGATCCCGATTCCGTTTTGGGTGTCGTTTCCCGAGCAGGTTAAATTCGCCGGAGCCAAGCCGGTCTTCGTTCAGACCGACGCTACCTCCGGTTATAAAGTGACGCCGGAGACGCTTGCGCCTTTGGTAAATGATTCGACCCGTCTGCTGATTCTCAATCAGCCGAACAACCCTTCCGGCGCGGTATACAGCGCGGAGGAGCTGTCCAGGCTGGCTGAGTTCTGCCGGCAGCGGGATCTTTGGGTCATCAGCGACGAGGTATACTCGGCGTTTGTGTTCAAACCGGAAGGATATACGAGCATCGCATCGTTTCCCGGCATGCGGGAGCGCACCGTCGTGATCAACGCGGTGTCCAAGTCGTACGGGATGACCGGCTGGAGAATCGGCTACTCCGCCGCACCGGCGGCGGTCACCGGGGCGATGCTTCGCCTGCAGTCCCATACGACGAGCAACCCGTCATCCATCGCCCAGCAGGCGGCGCTGGCCGCCATTGACGGCCCCCAGGATGATCTGGAGGACATTCGTCAGGAATACGCGGCGCGCCGCGGCGTTCTGGTCGAAGGGGTTCGCCGGATCAAGGGACTGGAGTGCAGCGTCCCGGACGGCGCCTTCTATGTATGGGTGGACGCCTCCGCCTGGTGCGGCCAGACCTTGGAGGGACGAACCATATCCACCGCCGACGACCTGGCCGATATCCTGCTGACGAAGGCTGGGGTCGCGGTGATGCCGGGAACCGGGTTCGGCAGCCCATATCATATCCGCCTGTCCTATGCCGTTTCCCGGGACGAGATGGACAGCGGAATCGCGGCCATGGAATCGATTCTTGGCAGCAAATAA
- a CDS encoding amino acid ABC transporter ATP-binding protein translates to MLQIEQVSKQYHGDPILKEVSLDIREGERVVIIGPSGSGKSTLLRCMAGLEPIDGGQILYNGQDVGGSRHARAEIGMVFQSFDLFQHLNAIQNIMLAPRVVRGEKEQEVRSRATQLLERVRLKDRAEHYPEQLSGGQQQRIAIARALAMNPKLMLFDEPTSALDPEMTAEVLDVISDLARDGMTVVIVTHEMEFARRVGDRIIFMDQGKVVEDLPSSKMEEAGKHPRLAQFLNQITQY, encoded by the coding sequence GTGCTGCAAATCGAGCAGGTGTCCAAGCAATACCATGGTGATCCGATCCTGAAAGAGGTCTCCCTCGATATCCGCGAGGGCGAGCGGGTGGTTATTATCGGACCTTCCGGTTCCGGCAAGTCAACGCTGCTGAGATGCATGGCGGGACTTGAGCCCATCGACGGCGGACAGATCCTGTACAACGGACAGGATGTGGGCGGATCGCGGCATGCAAGAGCGGAGATCGGCATGGTTTTTCAATCGTTCGATCTGTTCCAGCATCTGAACGCGATCCAGAATATTATGCTGGCTCCGAGAGTGGTGCGGGGCGAAAAAGAGCAGGAGGTCCGGTCGCGCGCGACTCAGCTGCTGGAAAGGGTACGTCTGAAAGACCGGGCAGAGCATTATCCCGAACAGCTTTCCGGAGGGCAGCAGCAGCGCATCGCGATTGCGCGGGCTCTTGCCATGAATCCGAAGCTGATGTTGTTCGACGAGCCGACCTCGGCGCTTGATCCCGAGATGACGGCCGAGGTTTTGGACGTTATCTCGGATCTCGCCAGAGATGGGATGACCGTCGTCATCGTTACGCATGAAATGGAATTTGCGCGCCGGGTAGGCGACCGCATCATCTTTATGGACCAGGGAAAGGTTGTCGAAGACCTGCCTTCATCGAAGATGGAAGAAGCCGGCAAGCATCCCCGCCTGGCGCAGTTCCTCAACCAGATTACCCAGTATTAG
- a CDS encoding LacI family DNA-binding transcriptional regulator, with protein MITIYDIAKRTGYSPTTVSKVFNNYNDVSVKTRGKILDAAKEMGYLPNSHARTLMTKKSWTIGILFNEPSGVGIRHPFFNGVIDSFKKTAEAEGYDLMFISDNIGGKSSSYVEHCRFRSVDGVIVIMADRKDPGLQELLESGIPCFLLDFESSQAGTICSDNINGSFLAVQYLYELGHRQIAHISGGTDTFAGQQRQLGYEMAMGRLKLKKREEYISGGGGFFSVESGYAAMNRLLDLEQPPTAVLAAGDNLALGAVKAIRSRGLQVPEHISVIGFDDIEAAGLVNPALTTIRQNVQEIGSRAAQMLIHSIETVCAPESVVLPVELVIRDSCRAM; from the coding sequence TTGATTACCATTTATGACATCGCCAAACGGACGGGTTATTCTCCGACCACCGTGTCGAAGGTGTTCAATAATTACAACGACGTCAGCGTCAAGACCCGGGGTAAAATTTTGGACGCTGCAAAGGAAATGGGGTATTTGCCCAATTCCCATGCGCGGACATTGATGACCAAGAAGTCGTGGACGATCGGGATATTGTTCAACGAACCTTCCGGTGTGGGTATACGCCATCCGTTCTTCAACGGCGTAATCGACAGCTTCAAGAAGACAGCGGAGGCGGAAGGGTATGATCTGATGTTCATTTCCGACAATATTGGCGGCAAGAGCAGCAGTTATGTGGAGCATTGCAGATTCAGAAGCGTTGACGGCGTTATCGTCATTATGGCCGATCGCAAGGACCCGGGCCTGCAAGAGCTGCTGGAGAGCGGAATTCCCTGCTTCCTGCTCGATTTCGAGTCGTCGCAGGCGGGAACCATCTGCTCCGACAATATTAACGGGAGCTTTCTGGCGGTGCAATACCTCTATGAGCTGGGGCACCGCCAAATCGCCCATATTTCAGGCGGCACGGATACGTTTGCGGGACAGCAGCGGCAGCTCGGCTACGAGATGGCAATGGGCAGGCTGAAGCTAAAGAAGAGAGAAGAGTATATTAGCGGAGGCGGAGGCTTTTTTTCGGTAGAAAGCGGGTATGCGGCGATGAACCGACTGCTCGATTTGGAGCAGCCGCCAACGGCTGTGCTGGCTGCCGGAGATAATCTGGCCCTCGGAGCCGTCAAAGCGATTCGAAGCCGCGGCTTGCAGGTTCCGGAGCATATTTCCGTGATCGGGTTCGACGATATCGAGGCTGCCGGACTGGTCAACCCCGCGTTGACTACGATTCGTCAGAATGTGCAAGAGATCGGCAGCCGCGCAGCACAGATGCTTATCCATTCCATTGAAACGGTGTGCGCTCCGGAATCGGTCGTTTTGCCCGTGGAACTGGTAATACGGGATTCGTGCCGGGCCATGTAG